The DNA segment CCCAATTACAAGAACACATCCCAGTGGTTCTGGAACCACCTGAGCTTGACCAGGGCTGAGAGTGATCGGAACTGGTATTCGTTGCGAGCGCATCCAGCGATGAAGATTGCGCTTTGTAAGTTTCAACTCTTGTCGTAGAGCAGCAATTTCAAAAAAGGCTTCTGCGGCTGGTTTCCCTAGGTCTGTTTTTAAGGCATGGAGAACGTCTTGTTCATGTTGTTCCACCAATGACATCAGACATCCAAGCTGCTTGTGTCGCCAAGCCAGCGATCGGGTGATGCCAGAGCCAACACTCTCTTGCATTTTTGTGATTTGTGGAATGGAAAGGACCACAGAGCTGACGATCGGGTCAAACGGGTCTAGCAGTGGTGAATCCGCATCCGAGAGATGACCACAAAACAACCATGGTGGTCAGGAACAGTCATTTATCAACTGATCGTTCGTAGTTATTCCGATGGGAATAGTGATGGTATCGGGGATTTCGATGGCTTGACAGCGCGTTTGTCGTACTTGCATTGGCTTGGAGTGAAAACCTTGTGGTTAACGCCTGTTTATCCATCGCCGCTTCGGGATAGTGGATATGACATTACCGATTTCAAAAACATCCACCCGGATCTTGGGGATTTAGCTTCTTTTCACCAATTTTTGACAGCAGCTCACAGCAAAGGGATACGAGTAATTCTTGATTTGGTTCTGAATCACACCAGTGATCTCCATCCTTGGTTCCAGCGAGCTCGTAGAGCTCCTAAAGGCAGCTCTGAGCGTAACGTTTACGTCTGGAGCGATAATCCTAGACAGTACAGTGATGCCCCTGTGCTGTTTTGGCATTTCGAATCATCTAATTGGGAATGGGATCCGGTAGCGAAGCAATACTATTTGCACCGCTTCTTTCGTCACCAACCGGATCTCAATTACGCCAATCCCCAGGTTCAAGAGACGATGCTTGAGATCGTTGACTTTTGGCTTGAGAAGGGAATAGACGGTTTTCGTCTTGATGCTGTGCCATTTCTATTTGAAGCAGAAGGTACTCGCTGCGAAGGACTTTTTGAAACCCATGCATTTTTGAAGCGGTTAAGAAAGCGAGTGGATGCCCATGGGCGTGATGTGCTGTTACTCGGTGAAGCAATTCAACCTATGAATGAGGTCGTACCCTATTTGACCGACGACGAGCTAAAGGGAGCCTTCAATTTCGTTCTCACAGCTCATCTGTTTGCTTCTATCGCGAGTGGGACTACTCAAAACTTATGCCAATGCCTAACTGAGGCTCAGCAGGCGGTCGATGGACCACGGTGGGCCATTCCACTTCGCAATCATGATGAGCTTTGGCTGGGAGATGGCTACTTGATCGCCGATGAGGTGATTCAGGCAATCCGCGCTGGGCTACCCCAAGGACAGGGGCACTGGTTGAACTGGGGCATCAACCGACGCCTTGCTCCTTTACTCAACGGAGATCCGCGGTCTAATCGCTTGCTACACAGCCTGCTATACAGTCTGCCTGGGATGCCTTGCCTTTACTACGGTGATGAGCTTGGTATGGGTGATTGGCCTGGTTTGAAGGATCGCGATACCAATCGCACTCCTATGGCATGGACCGCATCTAACG comes from the Synechococcus sp. M16CYN genome and includes:
- a CDS encoding alpha-amylase family protein, giving the protein MTTKQPWWSGTVIYQLIVRSYSDGNSDGIGDFDGLTARLSYLHWLGVKTLWLTPVYPSPLRDSGYDITDFKNIHPDLGDLASFHQFLTAAHSKGIRVILDLVLNHTSDLHPWFQRARRAPKGSSERNVYVWSDNPRQYSDAPVLFWHFESSNWEWDPVAKQYYLHRFFRHQPDLNYANPQVQETMLEIVDFWLEKGIDGFRLDAVPFLFEAEGTRCEGLFETHAFLKRLRKRVDAHGRDVLLLGEAIQPMNEVVPYLTDDELKGAFNFVLTAHLFASIASGTTQNLCQCLTEAQQAVDGPRWAIPLRNHDELWLGDGYLIADEVIQAIRAGLPQGQGHWLNWGINRRLAPLLNGDPRSNRLLHSLLYSLPGMPCLYYGDELGMGDWPGLKDRDTNRTPMAWTASNDDCTSMGPGSLPMPLPITTPGYDHRVVNVEVQKQLPDSLLNWHRRMLACRQLLPPLSHGDFLLLSSSHSGVLIYTRSTEKMTILVAANVTAAGVSLTLNLSPWQGQRIWEVMWGCEFPMASDKWFVSLPPYGFNWWSIGEAKVVANPD